A genomic window from Cloacibacillus evryensis DSM 19522 includes:
- a CDS encoding reverse transcriptase domain-containing protein produces the protein MENGLISSTTEGTPQGGNLSPLLSNIYLTKFDKLLENRGHKFVRYADDCNIYVKSARAAQRVMENCVSYLEGTLKLKVNQKKSCIGSPTKLKFLGFSLYPSKGETKIRAHEQSLKRFKDKIRKLTARNQGRSIETIMLNLRKYTTGWLGYYAIAEMKSAMLQLTGWIRRRIRQIYWKQWKRIWPKYKNLRQLGIHHRDAWRWANSRLGCWHIARTWILTTSLTNKYLASQGYDDILLRYEAMRARYQTAVYRTVRTVV, from the coding sequence ATGGAAAACGGGCTCATCAGCTCGACCACAGAAGGAACTCCGCAGGGAGGCAACCTCTCACCGCTCCTCTCCAACATCTACCTTACAAAATTTGACAAACTGCTGGAAAACAGAGGACACAAATTTGTAAGATACGCCGACGACTGCAACATATATGTCAAAAGCGCAAGAGCCGCCCAAAGAGTAATGGAGAACTGCGTCAGCTATCTTGAAGGAACGCTTAAACTCAAAGTGAACCAAAAGAAAAGTTGTATCGGAAGCCCAACAAAACTCAAATTTCTTGGTTTCTCCCTCTACCCTAGCAAAGGAGAAACGAAGATAAGGGCACACGAACAAAGCCTGAAACGGTTCAAAGACAAAATCCGAAAACTTACCGCCAGGAATCAGGGACGCTCGATAGAGACCATCATGCTAAACCTCAGGAAATACACGACGGGATGGCTGGGCTACTATGCGATAGCCGAAATGAAAAGCGCGATGTTACAGCTGACTGGATGGATAAGACGCAGGATACGGCAAATCTACTGGAAACAGTGGAAAAGGATATGGCCGAAATACAAGAACCTCAGGCAGCTGGGGATCCATCACAGGGACGCGTGGCGATGGGCAAACAGCAGGCTCGGATGCTGGCATATAGCCAGAACGTGGATACTGACCACCTCACTGACCAACAAATACCTCGCCTCGCAGGGATATGACGATATCCTGCTGCGATATGAGGCAATGCGCGCTCGTTACCAAACCGCCGTATACCGAACGGTACGTACGGTGGTGTGA
- a CDS encoding iron-containing alcohol dehydrogenase, with translation MARFTLPRDLYHGKGSLEALKTLKGTKAIVVVGGGSMKRFGFLDRVEQYLKEAGMEVRLFEGVEPDPSVETVMRGAAVMREFQPDWIVSIGGGSPIDAAKAMWAFYEYPDTTFEALCIPFNFPTLRQKAKFCAIPSTSGTATEVTAFSVITDYAKGIKYPLADFNITPDVAIVDPELAETMPKKLTAHTGMDAMTHAIEAYVSTLNCDYTDPLALHAIEMVSENLVKSYNGDMAARDRMHDAQCLAGMAFSNALLGIVHSMAHKTGAAYSGGHIVHGCANAMYLPKVIRFNAAEPAAAERYAKIAKYLHLEGKTTAELVEALVDHINGLNAQLDIPTRIKDYEGGIIDEKEFMEKLPKVAELAVGDACTGSNPRAITPKQMEELLKSCYFDKEAVKAAKSTQAA, from the coding sequence ATGGCAAGATTTACATTACCGCGCGATCTCTATCACGGAAAGGGTTCGCTGGAAGCGCTTAAAACACTCAAGGGCACAAAGGCCATCGTCGTTGTCGGCGGCGGCAGCATGAAACGCTTTGGATTCCTCGACAGAGTCGAACAGTATCTTAAAGAGGCCGGCATGGAGGTGCGCCTTTTTGAAGGCGTCGAACCGGATCCCTCAGTCGAGACGGTCATGAGGGGCGCGGCTGTGATGCGCGAGTTCCAGCCCGACTGGATCGTCTCCATCGGCGGCGGTTCGCCGATCGACGCGGCGAAGGCGATGTGGGCCTTCTATGAATACCCCGACACGACCTTCGAGGCCCTCTGCATCCCCTTCAATTTCCCGACGTTGCGCCAGAAGGCGAAGTTCTGCGCCATCCCCTCGACGTCTGGAACGGCGACGGAGGTTACGGCCTTCTCCGTCATCACCGACTACGCGAAGGGCATCAAGTACCCGCTGGCGGATTTCAACATCACGCCCGACGTGGCGATAGTAGACCCCGAACTTGCCGAGACGATGCCGAAGAAGCTGACGGCGCACACCGGCATGGACGCGATGACCCACGCGATCGAGGCTTATGTCTCGACGCTGAACTGCGACTACACCGACCCTCTCGCGCTGCACGCGATCGAGATGGTCAGCGAGAACCTTGTCAAGTCTTACAACGGCGATATGGCGGCGCGCGACAGGATGCACGACGCGCAGTGCCTCGCGGGCATGGCCTTCTCGAACGCGCTGCTCGGCATCGTCCACTCGATGGCGCATAAAACCGGCGCGGCCTACAGCGGCGGCCACATCGTCCACGGCTGCGCGAACGCCATGTACCTGCCGAAGGTGATCCGCTTCAACGCGGCGGAGCCCGCGGCGGCCGAGCGTTACGCGAAGATCGCGAAGTACCTGCACCTTGAGGGCAAGACGACCGCGGAGCTCGTAGAGGCGCTCGTGGACCATATCAACGGCCTCAACGCCCAGCTCGACATCCCCACGCGCATCAAGGACTACGAGGGCGGGATCATCGACGAGAAGGAGTTCATGGAGAAGCTGCCGAAGGTAGCGGAGCTTGCGGTGGGCGACGCCTGCACCGGCTCGAACCCGAGGGCGATCACGCCCAAGCAGATGGAAGAGCTGCTCAAGAGCTGCTATTTCGACAAGGAAGCCGTAAAGGCCGCGAAGTCGACGCAGGCCGCATAG
- a CDS encoding TetR/AcrR family transcriptional regulator: MPKVNDVRREIMDKAIRERVFSESCRILKDDGWGGFTMEKLAAAVGVAKGTLYNYFKDKLDVIVFVNEQLFDEVAHDVEALFTAEGDCRDILRASMSRGLEKMTDFRFLRMVMIEMHMKSASKEEKKMFVRDPADRVRSAMVRFFKRGVDEGAFKPLPPETLEIFFTAAFDGLEVRSNFDQNFTPAVGGMFDDLMDMIIDGVSIHEKRDEK; this comes from the coding sequence ATGCCAAAGGTAAACGACGTGAGGCGCGAAATAATGGATAAGGCGATAAGGGAGCGGGTCTTCAGCGAGAGCTGCCGCATTTTGAAGGACGACGGCTGGGGCGGCTTCACGATGGAGAAGCTCGCCGCGGCGGTAGGCGTCGCCAAAGGGACGCTCTACAACTATTTTAAGGACAAGCTCGACGTCATCGTCTTCGTCAACGAGCAGCTTTTTGATGAGGTGGCGCACGATGTTGAGGCGCTGTTCACGGCGGAGGGCGACTGTCGTGATATTTTGCGCGCGAGCATGAGCCGGGGGCTGGAAAAGATGACTGATTTTCGTTTCCTGCGTATGGTGATGATAGAGATGCACATGAAATCGGCCTCTAAAGAGGAAAAAAAGATGTTTGTCAGGGACCCTGCCGACCGTGTCCGCAGCGCGATGGTGAGGTTTTTCAAACGCGGCGTCGACGAGGGCGCTTTCAAGCCGCTGCCGCCGGAGACGCTGGAGATCTTTTTCACCGCGGCGTTCGACGGGCTTGAGGTACGCTCGAATTTCGACCAGAATTTTACCCCCGCCGTGGGCGGGATGTTCGACGATCTGATGGATATGATCATCGACGGCGTCTCGATTCACGAAAAGCGGGACGAAAAATAG
- a CDS encoding reverse transcriptase domain-containing protein: MRRKQKTAQAGCSCEDKLEAESTMKAPSIAHTENAGEERAQTLLECILTRANMAEAYKRVVKNGGASGIDGMTVQAMYGHLKEHYPELIQSLYDGSYRPQAVKRVEIPKADGGKRKLGIPTVIDRMIQQAISQVLTPIFEKQFSDGSYGFRKGRSAHQAIEQARIYYEQGYKVSVDIDLAKYFDTVNHNLLIKMLREEIKDERVIRLIRKYLKKRSNGKRAHQLDHRRNSAGRQPLTAPLQHLPYKI, translated from the coding sequence ATGCGAAGAAAGCAGAAAACTGCGCAAGCAGGCTGTTCATGCGAGGACAAGCTGGAAGCGGAAAGCACCATGAAAGCGCCGAGTATTGCCCACACAGAAAACGCAGGAGAAGAAAGAGCGCAAACGTTGCTCGAATGTATCCTCACCAGAGCGAACATGGCAGAGGCGTACAAACGGGTAGTCAAAAACGGAGGTGCGTCAGGCATAGACGGAATGACAGTCCAAGCGATGTATGGACACCTGAAGGAGCACTATCCCGAACTTATCCAAAGCCTCTATGATGGAAGCTACAGGCCCCAGGCAGTAAAGAGAGTCGAAATCCCCAAAGCGGACGGAGGAAAGCGCAAGCTGGGAATCCCCACGGTCATAGACCGTATGATACAGCAAGCCATCTCCCAAGTGCTGACGCCAATATTCGAGAAGCAATTCTCCGACGGCAGCTATGGATTCCGCAAAGGGAGAAGCGCCCATCAGGCAATAGAACAGGCGAGGATATATTACGAACAGGGATACAAAGTATCAGTGGATATCGACCTGGCCAAATACTTTGACACAGTCAACCACAACCTGCTCATAAAGATGCTTCGGGAAGAGATAAAAGACGAGCGTGTAATAAGGCTCATCAGGAAATACCTCAAAAAGCGGAGTAATGGAAAACGGGCTCATCAGCTCGACCACAGAAGGAACTCCGCAGGGAGGCAACCTCTCACCGCTCCTCTCCAACATCTACCTTACAAAATTTGA
- a CDS encoding [Fe-Fe] hydrogenase large subunit C-terminal domain-containing protein yields MKYINVAEANCKNCYKCLKVCPVKSIKYSNNHVEVLENECILCGRCIRNCPQHAKSLVNDISAIKQAVGEQGAARTADASAGLPPEVFSNVRQGEQGAARAIAALAPSYIASFGAENRFRLAGALHRLGFDAVEETSVGAHAVTKEYARILESDSMDNMITTCCPSVVFLVQKYFPQLTPQLAQVLSPMEAHGEFLRKKYGDDALIVFFAPCISKIEEARVSEKRFIDGVVTFKQLARWFIKEDIELEKCAEGYFGNDPSSSAIYPVFEGIVKDVRANLPEDSHVFNKYTFLSVQGAKDVIELLEEISEGRIHNCFIEASTCYGSCINGPEKPDTEYHPVSTGIDMIRYLRAEKNIREADISSLDLRRHIEPKPLREDIPDEETIRSILAEIGKTKPEHELNCGSCGYRTCRDKAIAVYQNKAELYMCLPYMSQISETLANVTLSVSPDYIIAVDHDLRVKECNIAAQHLLKLTKNEIVGRRIEEFLDPLDFALAVGEERNIPLHKVSYDERGITVNQTIIYIPEQGLAIAFLHDVTKQEQETESLNKLKLETMEMAQNVIDKQMTVAQEIASLLGETTAETKVTLTKLKDLIVYDGNNGNG; encoded by the coding sequence ATGAAATATATAAATGTCGCGGAGGCAAACTGCAAGAACTGCTATAAGTGCCTTAAAGTCTGCCCCGTAAAATCGATAAAGTACAGCAACAATCACGTCGAAGTGCTGGAGAACGAATGCATCCTCTGCGGGCGCTGCATACGCAACTGCCCCCAGCACGCGAAGTCCCTGGTAAACGACATCAGCGCCATCAAGCAGGCCGTTGGCGAACAGGGGGCGGCGCGCACGGCAGACGCGTCCGCAGGCTTGCCCCCGGAGGTATTTTCAAATGTTCGCCAAGGCGAACAGGGGGCGGCGCGCGCGATCGCGGCGCTGGCCCCTTCGTACATCGCCTCCTTCGGCGCGGAGAACCGTTTCCGCCTCGCGGGGGCGCTGCATCGCCTCGGCTTTGACGCCGTGGAGGAGACCTCCGTCGGCGCGCACGCCGTGACAAAGGAATACGCGCGTATCCTCGAAAGCGACTCTATGGACAATATGATCACGACCTGCTGTCCCTCCGTCGTCTTCCTCGTGCAGAAATACTTCCCGCAGCTCACGCCGCAGCTCGCGCAGGTGCTATCCCCGATGGAGGCCCACGGCGAATTCCTTCGCAAAAAGTACGGCGACGACGCGCTGATCGTCTTTTTCGCCCCCTGCATCTCGAAGATAGAGGAGGCGCGCGTCTCTGAAAAACGCTTCATCGACGGCGTCGTCACCTTCAAACAGCTCGCCCGCTGGTTCATAAAAGAGGACATCGAGCTTGAAAAATGCGCCGAGGGCTACTTTGGCAACGACCCCAGCTCTTCGGCGATCTACCCTGTATTCGAGGGCATCGTGAAGGACGTCCGCGCCAACCTCCCCGAAGATTCCCACGTCTTCAACAAGTATACCTTCCTCAGCGTGCAGGGCGCGAAAGACGTCATCGAGCTGCTGGAAGAGATCAGCGAGGGGCGCATCCACAACTGCTTCATCGAGGCCAGCACCTGCTACGGCAGCTGCATCAACGGCCCCGAAAAGCCGGACACGGAATATCACCCCGTCAGCACTGGCATCGACATGATACGCTACCTGCGCGCGGAGAAAAACATCCGCGAGGCGGACATCTCCTCGCTCGACCTGCGCCGCCATATAGAGCCGAAACCTTTGAGGGAGGACATCCCCGACGAGGAGACGATACGCTCGATACTGGCGGAGATCGGCAAGACGAAGCCGGAACACGAGCTCAACTGCGGAAGCTGCGGCTACCGTACCTGCCGCGACAAGGCGATCGCCGTCTACCAGAACAAGGCGGAACTTTACATGTGCCTGCCCTACATGAGCCAGATATCGGAGACGCTCGCCAACGTCACCCTCTCCGTCAGCCCCGACTACATCATCGCCGTGGACCACGACCTGCGCGTCAAGGAGTGCAACATAGCGGCGCAGCACCTCCTTAAACTCACGAAAAACGAGATCGTGGGCCGCCGCATCGAAGAGTTCCTCGACCCCCTCGACTTCGCCCTCGCGGTAGGCGAGGAAAGAAACATCCCGCTCCACAAAGTGAGCTATGACGAGCGCGGCATCACCGTCAACCAGACCATAATCTATATCCCCGAACAGGGGCTCGCGATCGCCTTCCTTCACGACGTGACGAAGCAGGAACAGGAGACCGAATCGCTCAACAAACTTAAACTGGAGACGATGGAAATGGCGCAGAACGTCATCGACAAACAGATGACCGTGGCGCAGGAGATCGCTAGCCTTCTCGGCGAAACGACCGCCGAGACCAAAGTAACACTGACGAAACTGAAAGACCTGATCGTCTATGACGGAAACAACGGCAATGGATAG
- the gpmA gene encoding 2,3-diphosphoglycerate-dependent phosphoglycerate mutase, which yields MYKLVLIRHGESTWNKENRFTGWQDVPLSEKGLAEARAAGGLLKKEGYLFDKAYTSVLRRAIKTLWCVLEETDLMWIPVEKSWRLNERHYGALQGLNKAETAAQYGDEQVKIWRRSYATRPPLLTKEDERWPGHESRYASLSPDELPLGECLEDTVARVVPYWEKVVAPDVRSGKKLIIAAHGNSLRALVKYLDDVSEKDILELNIPTGVPLVYELDEDLRPLKHYYLGDAEAIAAAQAAVAKQGSAKK from the coding sequence ATGTACAAACTCGTTCTTATAAGACATGGCGAGAGCACGTGGAATAAAGAAAACCGCTTCACTGGGTGGCAGGACGTGCCGCTTTCGGAAAAGGGGCTGGCCGAGGCCAGGGCCGCGGGCGGGCTGCTGAAAAAAGAGGGATATCTTTTTGACAAGGCCTACACCTCCGTGCTGCGCCGTGCGATCAAGACGCTCTGGTGCGTGCTTGAGGAGACGGATCTCATGTGGATACCGGTCGAAAAGTCGTGGCGGCTCAATGAGCGCCACTACGGCGCTCTGCAGGGGCTCAACAAGGCGGAGACGGCGGCGCAGTACGGCGACGAGCAGGTGAAGATCTGGCGCCGCAGCTACGCGACGCGGCCGCCGCTGCTGACGAAGGAGGACGAACGCTGGCCGGGCCATGAGAGCCGCTACGCCTCCCTGTCCCCCGACGAGCTGCCGCTCGGCGAGTGCCTAGAAGACACCGTGGCGCGCGTCGTGCCCTACTGGGAAAAGGTCGTCGCCCCCGACGTCAGGTCCGGCAAAAAGCTGATCATCGCCGCGCACGGCAACAGCCTGCGCGCGCTCGTGAAGTATCTTGACGACGTATCGGAGAAGGATATCCTCGAACTGAACATTCCGACTGGGGTGCCGCTCGTCTACGAGCTTGACGAAGACCTCCGGCCGCTGAAGCATTACTACCTCGGCGACGCCGAGGCGATCGCCGCCGCGCAGGCCGCGGTCGCCAAACAGGGCTCGGCGAAGAAATGA
- a CDS encoding S8 family serine peptidase produces MKNYSISALILSLTILFFGSAASAADYAENQVIVLLRDSNAASSVMSASAKQSSAAKAASLAKSVGASALKSFPELTAGSGRSIALFSSEEKTADELISALKDTPEVIGVAKNYMRKALAEPNDPRWASQWGTKRIKAPEVWEAATTGSDAVYAAVLDTGVIYDHPDLAANISGKLPDGTYGKMFHDNGTVTDVVRSGTPSGDVTITNVNQVDYATVGDVGGHGTHVAGIIGAVGNNSIGVAGVNWKVKILPVGVFTVVEDKEEKSGWGTGAYDIDIIAALNYIVELKKTYGLNIRAANLSLGRWTEPVDQDKDPYAQAVKLAGDAGIIVCMAAGNEEQDIDAPTDPECVGKLSYPACFRFDNTISVGASNENDGLGKSSGSNYSTSGKWVDVMAPGDNIMSTTPFYSYAGSKDYHRDGYDSWSGTSMATPMVTGAAALLCAVYPDKTANEIKTMLMNGAENVLKDGYSKYGLLNVYNAYLLGRQEDSGSSSGGCSAGFAALALIVLLPLAMRGKKK; encoded by the coding sequence ATGAAAAACTACAGTATCAGCGCCCTTATCTTATCTCTGACGATCCTCTTCTTCGGTTCGGCGGCCAGTGCCGCCGACTACGCGGAGAATCAGGTCATCGTGCTGCTGCGCGACTCCAACGCGGCAAGCTCCGTTATGAGCGCCTCGGCGAAACAAAGCTCGGCCGCGAAGGCGGCGTCGCTTGCTAAGAGTGTAGGCGCCTCCGCGCTGAAAAGCTTCCCGGAGCTCACGGCGGGCAGCGGTCGGAGCATCGCCCTCTTCTCTTCGGAGGAAAAGACGGCGGACGAGCTGATAAGCGCGCTGAAAGACACCCCCGAGGTCATAGGCGTCGCGAAGAATTATATGAGAAAGGCGCTGGCAGAGCCCAATGACCCAAGATGGGCCTCTCAGTGGGGGACGAAGAGGATAAAGGCCCCCGAGGTGTGGGAGGCGGCCACGACCGGTTCCGACGCGGTCTACGCCGCGGTGCTCGACACCGGCGTCATCTACGACCATCCCGACCTTGCCGCGAATATCAGCGGGAAACTGCCCGACGGCACCTACGGCAAGATGTTCCATGACAACGGAACGGTCACCGACGTCGTAAGGAGCGGCACGCCGTCGGGCGACGTAACGATAACCAACGTGAACCAGGTGGATTACGCGACGGTCGGCGACGTCGGCGGCCACGGCACACATGTGGCGGGGATCATCGGTGCGGTCGGCAACAACTCCATCGGCGTCGCGGGCGTCAACTGGAAGGTGAAGATACTGCCGGTGGGCGTCTTCACCGTGGTGGAGGATAAAGAGGAAAAGAGCGGATGGGGAACGGGGGCCTATGATATCGACATTATCGCCGCGCTGAATTACATTGTTGAGCTGAAGAAGACATACGGCCTCAACATACGCGCCGCCAACCTCTCTCTCGGTCGCTGGACCGAACCGGTGGATCAGGATAAAGACCCTTACGCGCAGGCGGTCAAGCTGGCCGGCGACGCCGGCATCATCGTCTGCATGGCGGCGGGCAACGAGGAGCAGGACATCGACGCCCCCACCGATCCCGAATGCGTGGGCAAACTCTCATACCCGGCCTGCTTCCGTTTTGACAATACGATCTCCGTCGGCGCCTCTAACGAAAACGACGGCCTCGGCAAAAGCTCCGGCTCAAATTACAGTACGAGCGGCAAGTGGGTGGACGTTATGGCCCCGGGCGACAATATAATGAGCACGACGCCATTTTACAGCTACGCCGGCAGCAAAGATTACCACAGAGACGGCTATGACAGCTGGAGCGGCACCTCGATGGCTACGCCGATGGTTACGGGAGCGGCGGCGCTGCTCTGCGCCGTATACCCGGACAAGACGGCGAACGAGATAAAGACGATGCTGATGAACGGCGCGGAGAACGTCTTAAAAGACGGCTATTCCAAATACGGGCTGCTCAACGTCTATAACGCCTACCTGCTGGGAAGGCAAGAGGATTCCGGCAGTTCTTCGGGCGGCTGCTCCGCGGGCTTCGCGGCCCTCGCGCTGATCGTGCTGCTGCCGCTGGCGATGCGCGGAAAGAAGAAATAA
- a CDS encoding (2Fe-2S) ferredoxin domain-containing protein — MTDVVICVGSSCHLKGARRVVEGLTKLVTERGLTEKVNLSGSFCMGRCEEAGVSVKVNGEIHFVDPDHIEMFFDDVIAGGNG; from the coding sequence TTGACAGATGTTGTGATTTGCGTCGGCAGTTCCTGCCATCTAAAAGGCGCGCGCCGCGTCGTGGAGGGGCTGACGAAACTGGTGACGGAGCGCGGCCTCACGGAGAAGGTGAACCTCTCCGGTTCGTTCTGTATGGGGCGCTGCGAAGAGGCGGGAGTATCGGTGAAGGTAAACGGCGAGATCCACTTTGTGGACCCGGACCATATAGAAATGTTTTTTGATGATGTGATCGCAGGTGGTAATGGATAA